Proteins from a single region of Sphaerochaeta globosa str. Buddy:
- a CDS encoding MFS transporter has product MQDSKRSIFAWAFYDWANSAFATTVMAGFFPVFFSAYWAVGSSSQQGTFYLGVANSLGSLIVALLAPFLGAIADWGSYKKRLLAFFALLGSVMTASLYVLQLGNWPMAVLFYSLAVVGFSGANTFYDALLPFVASEKKVDYVSSLGYSLGYIGGGLLFLVNVLMYLNPSWFGFSNQESAIKACFVIVGIWWVVFTLPLLLFVKEEKPQQALRVGQAVRKGLRITIKTVRSFKQLKTIALFLVAYWLYIDGVDTIIRMAVNYGTSLNFPSESLIIALLITQFVAFPSALLYSAFGHKIGVKKALLVAIGAYTVIAILGYFMTKPLHFYLLAVIIGLFQGGIQALSRSYYTRLIPKQRSAEFFGFFNMLGKFAAIIGPLLMGVVTLLTGNVRSGIVSLVALFAIGFILLRRVDEQKGQKEIEAFLKQQ; this is encoded by the coding sequence ATGCAGGACTCAAAACGATCGATTTTTGCGTGGGCTTTTTACGACTGGGCCAACAGTGCATTTGCAACGACAGTCATGGCGGGCTTCTTCCCTGTTTTCTTCAGTGCCTATTGGGCGGTTGGGTCCAGCAGCCAGCAAGGCACATTTTACTTGGGTGTTGCCAATTCACTGGGGTCGCTCATCGTAGCCCTTCTGGCTCCTTTTCTTGGTGCCATCGCAGATTGGGGAAGCTATAAAAAACGGTTGCTCGCTTTCTTTGCCCTCTTGGGCTCGGTGATGACGGCAAGCCTGTATGTCCTGCAACTTGGTAATTGGCCCATGGCCGTTCTCTTTTACTCACTGGCCGTGGTAGGTTTCAGTGGAGCCAACACATTCTACGATGCGTTGCTTCCCTTTGTTGCCTCGGAGAAAAAAGTCGATTATGTCTCATCCCTTGGGTACAGCCTTGGATATATCGGAGGGGGATTGCTGTTCTTGGTCAATGTACTGATGTACCTCAATCCTTCATGGTTTGGTTTTTCCAATCAGGAGAGCGCCATCAAGGCGTGTTTTGTCATCGTAGGTATCTGGTGGGTCGTATTCACCCTTCCGTTGCTCCTATTTGTGAAAGAAGAAAAACCACAACAGGCTTTGCGTGTCGGTCAGGCAGTGCGCAAAGGTTTGCGTATAACCATAAAAACGGTACGCAGCTTCAAGCAACTAAAAACCATTGCTCTTTTTCTGGTTGCCTATTGGCTCTACATCGATGGTGTGGATACCATCATCAGAATGGCTGTGAACTATGGAACCAGTCTCAACTTTCCCAGCGAATCGCTGATAATTGCACTGTTGATCACTCAGTTTGTTGCCTTTCCTTCCGCACTTCTCTACTCGGCTTTCGGCCACAAAATTGGTGTAAAGAAAGCCCTGTTGGTTGCCATCGGTGCCTACACCGTCATAGCAATTCTTGGGTATTTCATGACCAAGCCCCTCCATTTCTATCTACTGGCGGTAATCATCGGCCTGTTTCAGGGAGGCATACAAGCACTATCACGATCCTATTACACCCGTCTCATTCCCAAGCAGCGTTCTGCAGAGTTCTTTGGTTTCTTCAATATGCTCGGAAAGTTTGCAGCCATCATCGGACCGCTTTTGATGGGTGTTGTCACCCTGCTTACCGGGAATGTCCGTTCAGGCATTGTGAGTCTGGTAGCCCTCTTTGCGATAGGATTCATTCTGCTCAGGCGTGTCGATGAGCAAAAGGGACAAAAAGAGATTGAGGCATTCCTGAAGCAACAGTAA
- a CDS encoding aspartate kinase: MIVCKFGGSSVADAKQIQKVKSIIDADPARQIVIVSAPGKRNKDDEKVTDMLYNCNLMVQQGQSCRELFKKVANRYTSILSDLGMDQKPFLPVLDEVRQMIDAGHGAEYAASRGEYLCARLVAAYFGWTFLDTDPLIVIKDDGTVHEDTYTNLKKVLKKGEKYIVPGFYGCSTEGKVKTFSRGGSDITGAILSQASEARVYENWTDVSGVFSVDPRLVKDAKVIKTMTYREVRELAGVGAGVFHEEAIAPVIAAKIPINVKNTNAPLDSGTMIVKDREIDGHPLAGVSQKSGYSRLTLRKLMLFKSTGIRHALLTMLHIFGIRPAFSLFGVDSIVWFFESTQASDSVLNAMCVRIKSEFQLDFIAVDHGHAVVGIVGAGVMSETDVIAKSTIALADARIKLNFFNYGSSDTSILLGVNADQAQDAVKCLYQALFA; encoded by the coding sequence ATGATCGTGTGCAAATTCGGTGGAAGCTCGGTTGCTGATGCCAAACAAATACAGAAAGTTAAATCAATTATTGATGCAGACCCAGCCAGGCAAATAGTGATAGTTTCGGCCCCCGGCAAGCGTAATAAGGACGATGAGAAGGTTACTGACATGCTCTACAACTGCAACTTGATGGTGCAGCAGGGCCAGTCCTGTCGTGAGCTGTTCAAGAAGGTCGCAAATCGCTATACCAGCATCCTCAGTGATTTGGGAATGGATCAAAAACCCTTCCTTCCCGTTCTTGACGAAGTGCGGCAGATGATTGATGCGGGACATGGTGCCGAGTATGCTGCGAGCCGCGGCGAGTACCTCTGCGCCCGCTTGGTTGCCGCGTATTTTGGATGGACGTTTCTCGATACCGATCCGCTTATCGTCATCAAGGATGACGGGACCGTGCATGAGGACACCTACACAAATCTGAAAAAGGTTCTGAAGAAAGGCGAGAAATATATCGTCCCCGGTTTTTATGGTTGCAGTACCGAAGGGAAAGTGAAGACCTTCAGTAGAGGTGGCTCGGACATCACGGGAGCAATCCTGAGTCAGGCTTCCGAGGCCCGGGTGTATGAGAACTGGACCGACGTCAGTGGCGTATTCAGTGTTGACCCTCGGTTGGTGAAGGATGCAAAGGTCATCAAGACGATGACCTACCGGGAAGTTCGCGAACTTGCCGGTGTTGGGGCTGGGGTTTTTCACGAAGAGGCCATTGCTCCCGTTATCGCAGCCAAGATTCCCATCAATGTAAAAAATACCAATGCCCCGTTGGATAGCGGGACGATGATTGTAAAAGATCGTGAAATTGACGGGCATCCCCTTGCAGGCGTATCGCAGAAGAGCGGCTACAGCCGTCTCACCCTACGCAAGCTGATGCTGTTCAAGAGTACCGGTATCAGGCACGCCCTGTTGACCATGCTCCATATTTTTGGAATTCGGCCTGCATTCTCTTTGTTCGGTGTAGACAGCATCGTATGGTTTTTTGAATCAACGCAGGCAAGCGATAGCGTCCTCAATGCCATGTGCGTTCGTATAAAGAGTGAATTCCAGCTTGACTTTATCGCCGTGGATCACGGACATGCGGTAGTCGGCATAGTAGGAGCTGGTGTGATGAGCGAAACTGACGTGATTGCCAAGAGTACGATTGCCTTGGCCGATGCCCGCATCAAGCTCAATTTCTTCAACTACGGATCATCAGATACCTCTATTCTACTGGGAGTGAATGCCGATCAGGCTCAAGATGCTGTGAAGTGTCTGTATCAAGCCTTGTTTGCCTGA
- a CDS encoding DUF2179 domain-containing protein, with protein MFTNASLMLALVIFIARVVDVSLGTIRHAMIIRGKRFITFCIAFLESLVWVFAVSKVLSDLSDPLTAFSFALGFASGTFVGMTIENLLKIGDQVVKVFSTNGKQVASMLRDAGFRVTEFEGRGRDGQVILLFVQVRRRDAKKVSQLARSIDKNCYLVIEDIRWRQNALL; from the coding sequence GTGTTTACCAATGCATCGCTTATGTTGGCCTTGGTCATTTTTATCGCCAGGGTGGTTGACGTATCGCTCGGTACGATTCGTCATGCCATGATTATTCGGGGAAAGCGTTTCATTACGTTTTGCATCGCCTTCTTGGAATCCTTGGTCTGGGTATTCGCCGTATCCAAGGTACTCAGCGATCTTTCAGACCCTCTGACGGCTTTTTCGTTCGCCTTGGGTTTTGCATCCGGTACCTTTGTGGGTATGACCATAGAAAACCTGCTGAAGATAGGGGACCAGGTGGTCAAGGTATTCTCAACCAATGGGAAGCAAGTTGCTTCCATGCTCAGGGATGCAGGCTTTCGGGTTACTGAGTTTGAAGGGCGCGGAAGGGACGGGCAGGTGATTCTCTTGTTTGTACAGGTACGAAGAAGAGATGCCAAGAAAGTGTCGCAGCTTGCCCGCAGTATCGATAAGAACTGCTATTTAGTCATAGAGGATATTCGCTGGAGACAGAACGCATTGTTGTAA
- a CDS encoding VOC family protein produces MKYSGTLIAVSDMDTSKEFYLHVLGLKVIGDFGANVMLEQGIFLQTLDTWKDFIRKEHVVLSNNAYELYFEENDMDAFLEHLATCDISYIHEPLVHTWGQRVVRFYDVDNHIIEVAEEIGMVVRRFIERGMTEEETAIRMEVPIEYIKKYLKK; encoded by the coding sequence ATGAAATATTCAGGTACACTCATCGCTGTTTCGGACATGGATACGAGTAAGGAATTTTATTTGCATGTTCTGGGCTTGAAAGTCATCGGTGATTTTGGAGCTAATGTTATGTTGGAACAGGGCATATTTTTACAGACACTCGATACTTGGAAAGATTTTATCAGAAAGGAACACGTGGTTTTATCGAATAATGCATATGAACTCTATTTTGAAGAGAATGATATGGATGCTTTTTTGGAGCATCTGGCAACATGTGACATTTCTTACATACATGAACCGTTGGTACATACTTGGGGCCAGCGTGTTGTCAGATTTTATGATGTAGATAACCATATTATTGAAGTTGCTGAGGAAATAGGGATGGTTGTCAGGCGGTTCATTGAACGTGGTATGACTGAAGAAGAGACTGCCATCCGGATGGAAGTGCCGATAGAGTATATTAAGAAATATTTGAAAAAATAA
- a CDS encoding MATE family efflux transporter: MQALQENKMGVKPVPSLILSMSFPIMLSMLVQAFYNIVDSMFVSHYSQTALTAVTLAFPLQNLLISVSVGTSIGVNSLLSRKLGSRDLAAAKKAAGNGLTLSVLSWIFFALIGLFLTKPFISFFSSDPELILMGTQYSTVCLFFSLAIFIDITCERIMQGTGDTFHPMIIQGTGAIVNIILDPILIFGLFGFPRLGVLGAAIATVFAQHVSAALAIYYVKKNKEIKLDRPSFRLEKQTVKDIYAVGLPSIIMQAIGTILNTSLNKILIGFGTAAVAVFGIYFRLQSFIFMPIFGLNSGMIPVIGYNYGARRPKRIISAVKVGIIVSLSIMSVGFAVFTFIPHILLGLFNATDEMMAIGVVAMQRISLCFISAGFCIVLGALFQGTGDGYISMIISVTRQLIFLLPAAYLLGHFVGLDALWYSFIIAETSSLALTIFFFRRVYVKKIKTLSA; this comes from the coding sequence ATGCAAGCCTTGCAAGAAAATAAAATGGGGGTCAAACCAGTCCCCTCTCTCATTCTGTCCATGTCCTTTCCCATCATGCTCAGCATGCTCGTACAAGCGTTCTACAACATTGTGGACAGCATGTTCGTATCCCACTACAGCCAGACAGCCTTGACGGCAGTCACCTTGGCCTTTCCTCTACAGAACCTTCTTATCTCAGTCAGTGTCGGGACCTCGATAGGAGTCAACTCCCTGCTCTCAAGAAAACTAGGATCCCGAGACCTCGCTGCAGCCAAAAAGGCTGCAGGGAACGGGCTCACCCTTTCGGTACTCAGCTGGATTTTCTTTGCCCTGATCGGTCTTTTCCTTACCAAGCCTTTCATAAGCTTCTTTTCCAGCGATCCTGAATTAATTCTGATGGGAACCCAATACAGTACCGTCTGCCTATTCTTCTCCCTTGCCATTTTCATCGATATTACGTGCGAGCGCATTATGCAGGGCACCGGAGACACCTTCCACCCGATGATCATCCAAGGCACCGGGGCTATCGTGAACATCATACTCGATCCGATTCTCATCTTCGGCCTCTTCGGCTTCCCCCGTTTGGGTGTATTGGGTGCTGCGATTGCAACCGTGTTCGCCCAGCATGTATCGGCAGCCCTTGCCATCTACTATGTGAAGAAAAACAAGGAAATCAAACTGGACCGACCTTCGTTCCGCCTCGAAAAGCAGACGGTAAAGGATATTTACGCAGTCGGGCTTCCTTCCATCATCATGCAGGCGATAGGGACCATCCTGAACACCAGCCTGAATAAGATTCTCATTGGTTTCGGCACCGCTGCCGTGGCAGTTTTCGGTATCTATTTCCGTCTCCAATCGTTCATTTTTATGCCGATATTCGGTCTGAACAGCGGCATGATTCCGGTCATCGGCTACAACTATGGTGCAAGAAGGCCCAAACGCATCATCAGCGCAGTCAAAGTCGGCATCATTGTATCGCTATCGATCATGAGCGTCGGGTTTGCCGTTTTCACCTTCATTCCCCATATCCTGCTCGGGCTTTTCAATGCTACCGATGAGATGATGGCCATCGGGGTGGTTGCCATGCAGCGCATCAGCCTGTGCTTCATTTCTGCAGGCTTCTGCATCGTACTCGGCGCCTTGTTCCAGGGAACCGGTGATGGATATATCTCCATGATCATCAGCGTGACACGACAGCTCATATTCTTACTGCCTGCCGCCTACTTGCTCGGTCATTTCGTCGGCTTGGATGCCCTGTGGTACTCATTCATCATTGCCGAGACATCCTCGCTTGCCCTCACCATTTTCTTCTTCAGAAGGGTGTATGTGAAGAAAATCAAGACATTATCTGCATAA
- the guaA gene encoding glutamine-hydrolyzing GMP synthase — protein sequence MQQFPHDTIVVLDFGAQYSQLIARRVREMHVYSQIVPYTTSAEALKAMQPKGIIFSGGPASVRAEGSPRPDQGVYSLGIPILGICYGLQVMSIQNGGSVERPDKREYGFADLNVLNPASALLKGIGQNSRLWMSHGDSVSALPAGFEHTGSTENCSYTVIENKEKQFYGVQFHPEVVHTTEGKTFLENFVLGICKAQPNWDMGSFIANAIEEIRTKVGDKQVLCGLSGGVDSAVAAVLIHKAIGDQLVCVFVNNGLLRKGEAEMVLKLFRDNYKIRLQYANAEEAFLSALAGVSEPEAKRKIIGKVFIDTFYSEARKAGEISFLAQGTLYPDVIESKSPSGGPSATIKSHHNVGGLPEDLKWDLLEPLRELFKDEVRALGRELGLPEVLVTRHPFPGPGLGVRCVGEVTKERLDTLRDVDAIFIDEIRKAGLYHDIWQALACLLPVKSVGVQGDERTYEEVCSLRAVTSEDAMTADWFRFPADVLQRAASRICNEVSGVNRVLYDITSKPPGTIEWE from the coding sequence ATGCAACAATTCCCCCATGATACCATCGTAGTGCTCGACTTTGGAGCCCAATACAGCCAATTGATCGCGCGCAGGGTGAGGGAGATGCACGTCTATAGCCAGATAGTCCCCTATACGACCAGTGCCGAAGCTCTTAAGGCTATGCAACCCAAAGGCATAATTTTCTCCGGTGGTCCTGCTTCAGTGAGAGCTGAAGGTTCGCCACGCCCCGACCAGGGGGTGTACTCACTGGGTATTCCCATTTTGGGTATTTGCTATGGACTGCAAGTTATGAGCATCCAGAACGGCGGCAGTGTCGAACGGCCGGATAAACGAGAGTACGGATTTGCCGATCTGAATGTTTTGAATCCTGCATCTGCATTGCTCAAGGGGATAGGACAGAATTCTAGGCTTTGGATGAGTCATGGTGATTCTGTAAGTGCACTTCCTGCTGGGTTTGAGCACACAGGCAGTACCGAGAACTGCTCCTATACGGTTATCGAGAACAAAGAGAAGCAATTCTACGGAGTGCAATTTCACCCTGAGGTGGTACACACTACCGAAGGCAAGACTTTCCTGGAGAATTTCGTACTAGGCATCTGCAAGGCGCAACCGAATTGGGATATGGGTTCATTCATTGCGAATGCCATTGAGGAAATTCGTACCAAGGTAGGGGACAAGCAAGTGCTTTGCGGTCTCTCCGGTGGTGTCGACTCCGCTGTGGCGGCAGTTTTGATCCACAAGGCTATCGGCGATCAGTTGGTTTGCGTATTTGTAAACAATGGTCTGCTTCGCAAGGGTGAGGCTGAGATGGTGCTCAAGCTCTTTCGGGACAACTACAAGATCAGGTTGCAGTATGCTAATGCAGAGGAGGCTTTCCTCTCTGCTTTGGCGGGTGTATCCGAGCCGGAAGCCAAACGTAAGATTATCGGCAAGGTCTTCATCGATACCTTCTACAGTGAAGCCCGCAAGGCTGGGGAGATTTCCTTCCTTGCCCAGGGAACGCTGTATCCGGATGTAATTGAGAGTAAGAGTCCCTCAGGTGGTCCTTCGGCCACGATCAAGAGCCACCACAATGTCGGTGGCCTTCCCGAGGATTTGAAGTGGGACCTGCTTGAGCCTTTGCGTGAATTGTTCAAGGATGAAGTGAGGGCCTTGGGTCGGGAACTTGGGCTGCCTGAGGTTCTGGTCACCCGCCATCCGTTCCCGGGTCCCGGCTTGGGTGTCCGTTGTGTAGGTGAAGTTACCAAAGAGCGCCTTGATACCCTGCGGGATGTCGATGCCATTTTCATCGATGAGATTCGCAAGGCAGGTTTGTACCATGATATCTGGCAGGCGCTTGCATGTCTTTTGCCTGTCAAGAGTGTAGGCGTGCAGGGCGATGAACGCACGTACGAGGAAGTATGTTCTCTCCGAGCTGTTACCAGTGAGGATGCCATGACTGCCGACTGGTTCCGGTTCCCTGCGGATGTGCTGCAGCGTGCTGCAAGCAGGATCTGCAACGAAGTTTCCGGAGTCAACAGGGTGCTCTACGATATAACGAGCAAGCCTCCCGGGACGATTGAGTGGGAGTAA